gggccttgttaagttgctgaggctgtccctaaacttgtgatccttctgtctcagcttccagagctgctggaactacaggcatgtgccaccttgcccagcaacTTCATGAAGTACCCTAGATCCCTGGGGCCATGACTAATAGTGTCTAGAGGGCCCCTCTCTGGGTCCTGTCGGCTCTAGATGCCAAAGCTCCTGTCCTGTTACAACTCTCCTGCGCTGGGGAGGACATCGGCtgccccctcctctctcacttcTGTGGCCTCGCGCCAAGAAAGTCACAGCTCTTCAGCGTTTTGGAGGGGCTCCAAACACCAGGATATTAAGGAATTGGCTCAGGTCTAGCTGGATCCAGGAGTTCAAGCGCTGTCTCTGCATTCCCTTTCTCCGTCCGTGGGTGCACGGTGTGAGTCTGTGTGGTTTCCATCTCAGGCAGCTCCTCTTTGACTTGGCAACAAAGTGATCCTGTAGCTTCAAGTCCACAGTCACCCTTACAGCTCCACCCTCGGGAaatagagagagagtgagttttcTTACAGTTCTAGCAAAAGTCCTGAGGCCAAATCTGATCATGGGGCATGTGTCCGTTGATGCAGCCAGAAAATGGAATGCTCTGATTGGCCAGGCCCAGGTCCCATGTGCACAGCTGAGTGTGGTGATGGTCAGTCCCAGGTGAGCTAGCTTCGTCCAGTGCACGGGATGCCAGGAGTGCCAGCCTGGCTGCCTGACCCTGCGCAGGGAGTCACACCGTCCTCTCCCGTGTGCACGTTTGTTCATTGAGTATTAGctgagcacctgctatgtgcTGTGGGCTGCCCTCGGCTTTAGGGATAGAGCAGTGAACAAAAAAGTAGCTCCCTGCCCCAGCAACTGACCTGGGTGGGGAGAGACCATAAGCAAATCAGCCAGTGAATCTGCTCTGCAGATGCAGCGAGTGCTGCAGAGGACCCCAAatcaggagggagagaggagtaTGGGTGAGGGGGGTGGGCTTCCTCAGGATGGGGAAGGCTGACAGGTAAGGTCACACTTGAGTGATGGGAGGAGCATGAGTCAGGGGCTGCCAGGAGAGAGAATTCCAGGAGGAGCTGAGGGCAAGTGCAAGGCAAGTGTAAAACCCAAGGGTTTGCTGGGGGTGTGAGGCTCACTGAGAAACTCAAcagtgtgtgcacacgtgtgcagACCCACCCGCACCACCATGTGCCGGTGTTAATTTATTAGCACAGGATTTAGAACCAGCTTGCCTCAGATTTACAtacaagctgtgtgaccttggtcaggggacttaacctctctgtgcttcagtctTCTTATCTTAAATGGGGTCAACAGCAGTATGTACTCCATGGGTTTGCTGGGAGGACTAAGTAAGCTGGGGTGAGACGCTTAGAGCCCTGCCTGGCACAGAACAGAAACTCAGTGTTAGCTGCCACCACCAGGGGCTCATCCTCATCCATCTGACCCCTCCTGCCCTTGTCATGCTCCTGTCTGGGATCTCCTGACAGCCCTCTACTCTCACCCCCATCTCCCTACAGGGCCACACCCCTGTGGACCCAGGATCCTCATCCAGCCGTCCCCTCTCTCCCCAGGACCCTGTGGAGCCTATTTCGGCTGTCAGAATGGCAGGTGCATCCCACCGAGCCTGGTGTGTGACCCCTGGGGCATGGACAACTGTGGTGACAGCAGTGACCAGGGCTCCTGGCCACCAGCCAGCTGTAGAGGTCAGTGACGGGTGTCAGGGAGGCTCTGGGGCAGAaggtggggaggcaggaggcagggagcccCAGGAAGGGCTGAGGAGGTCGGGCCACAGGCGGAGTGGGAGCAGCACGGAGAGGAGCCAGTTCAGCGCTTGTGCGTGATGACTAGTGGCAGCCATCTCGGATGGGCCCTGGCACCGGGCAACATCGAAAGGAGAGGTGTTCTGTGTAATTGGATCCGGGGCCTCACCCGGCTGCCTGACGTCTGTCCGAGGGTCCTGGGTTCATCACCCTCGAGACACTTTCAAAACCATCCACGTGGAGAAACTGAGGTCTTGGAGAGAGTCCGcgtcttgctcaaggtcacagagccagagACAACACTCCAAGGCTCTTCTTCAGAGCTCTCAGGATCACCCCATCCCTGCAGCCAGGTCTCGGCTTAACTCTTCttcttttggcaccagggatggaacccggAGGCTCTTAACCactccccccacctttttaaatattttatttagacacgaggatctcactgagttgcttagggcctcgctaagttgctgagctggctctcaactcctgatcctcctgccgcagcccaTGGACTTTCTGTCCGTCTGTCCCTGGAGCAGCTGGGGCTGCCTGGAAACACTGTTGAGATGAGTGGGAGAATGAAACGCTCCACGCCTCGGGGTCCTTCTCTAAGAAACGGGGGATAAGCCCATTCAGTCAGCAGGAGCTGGGGGGAGGCACTGCGGGGACAGGGCGCTGCAGACCGTGGTGCTTAGGGCACAGAAGGTGCTTGGTTCGCCTGTGTGTGCACTGTCCCCTGCTGAGAAGGAGCTCGGCAGCCAGGCTGGGGGCGTCAGGGTCACTGCAGGGGAACTGGGAGGCACGAAATGACCTCACAAGAGACAGaggtacctttttctttgggtcctgtgactgctccgcagaaagagagagagacagagagagagagagagagagagagagagagagagagagagagagaaaacacacacacacacacacacacacacacacacacacacacacactgaccccttttattgaggagaaaccATTCAAATGAAGCAAGGGGTCGGGTTtgagggggctgagtctagcaggttgactgacatctaggaaggccatgcCCAGggacacagtaagagaaggggacacacaaagggcgtttccatggaacattctatcccaaacagggcaaaggggcaGGATTACAAAGGCACAGGTGAGTGTGGCTCAACCCAGGGGTGACCCGCCTGCACCTGAAGACACGCCCTCAACTTCCTGGACCGGGACCACGTCCAGGTCACTGGGAAATGTAGTGACAGAAACGTAGCGaccagggctagggctgtagctcagtgaagagcgctcgcctggtatgtgaCGGTCAGAGCCTCTCACTTCAGGATGGAAGGAGCGAGTCACTCAGAGTGGCTCCCACATGGGGGCGTCCaagccccctcctcccctcccactgtgtgaccttggcaagaGACCTCAGCTTGGAGGCTCAATGACTTTCAGAGAGGCCAACTCAGAGGCCGCAGGAGGAGGTGCCCAGGAGGGGCGGTCCCTGGTGTGCTAGCGGTCACTGCCCACTGCAGGTCCCTCTGCAGTACCCAGATGGACCAGGAGCACACATGACAACGCCTCTGAGCCCCTGGCTCTCAGCTCTGCAGACCCCCTCCAGATCACGGCCCAGACAAGCCCCCCAGGAAGCGGGGACCCTGCCCAGGAGGACGCAGTTTTGGAAGGTAGACAGACGGACGGCTGTTGGTGACGTGCATTCCTGCTCTTCCCACACTCGTCCCTGTCCAGGTGAGGGGGACGGGACTGTGGGCCCAGGCTGTGGCTAACTGGACTCCCTTTTCCTTGGCAGGCCCTGGGTTACAGGGGATGGCGCTGGCCTCCTCTCTGCTGCTGGCCTCTGCTGGCCTCTTCGTGGGCCTCCTGTGGTGCTGCTGCTCCCTGGGCTGGCTGGCCTGGGAACCTGGGGTCCAAGGCCTCCGCCTCCAACGCAGTGCACCCTGCAACATCTGCCACACGTGTCCTGACCGGGTAGCCCCTGGGGGGCTACGGCAGAGTGGGCTGGCCTTCCAGGATCGGGAGACCGTCCCTAGAGAGGCTGTGGGGGTCTGGGGACGAGAGTGGGCTCTGGGGCCAGACACGCCCTGAGCTCCAAGTCCTGGCTGGCTGGCGGGCCTTGGGCAGGTCACTCGTGCCTCTGAGACTCTGTCTACCCCACTGGAGAAGAGTGCAAGTCCCGCTGCCCGGGCGTGAGGGTCACAGGAGCTAAAGCACACACATAACTGGTCCCGTGGCGTGGGGAAGGGGGACAGCTGTGCCGTGGCTCCTATGTGTGGGATCACGGAAGGTGCGACTCCatgagcagggcagggaggggtttGCTCACCGAGGTCACCCTGCTTCACTCTAGGGTCTCTGTggcccagctctgcccacccTGGCCCACCCTCAGGTGCAGCCGGGTCAGGACTGGTCAAAGACACAGGAGACCCCTGGCGGGGATAGCACCgtttattaagaaaaatcaagACAAAGACCACAGCAGGGTCCCTTGTAGGACCCTGAGGCCAGGGGTCCAATGCCACAGTCCAGGGCCCGCTGACCCCGCTGGGTCCTGAGGCTCTCAGGCGGGCAGCGCGGTCACttcccctcctgtccctccagTCAGGAGTCTCGCTTCCCCCGCCCAAGGCACTGCTCCTCCTGACCCAAGGCTCCCCCACATCCCCTGGGCCTTCACCTCCAGATGAGTGGGGGGTGTGGCCTGGTGTGGCAGGAGGCCTCTCAGGGTGGCCTCTGCCGTGGCAGCTGCCGGTGAGAGTTGGATGGGGTTTCCCTTGcagcccctgagggcagggccctgggctgggtgttggggtggggtGCAGGCCGGAGGGCTTGGGGGGAGGCTGCCGGGGCAGGTGGCCTGCTGTCTAGGAGGAGGCCGGTTCCACAGTGGGCACTGGAGAGCTCTGGGGAGAGGTGGGCACGGCCACTGCGGCGCCTGCTCTTAGGCCCCAGGTGGTGAGCTAAGGTTTGCTCTCTGTGGAAGAAGGGGTGCCCAAGGGCGGCCCAAATGACACCCCAACTCTATGATGGGGAGCCCCCTGTGGGCAGGAGAGCAGGGGCAGTTCCACCCAGCCCCCGTGCCGGCCCCGAGTCCTGGTGGCCTTCGGAGCCAACCTactcccctcctgcctgcccgCCCACCCGCCTGCGGCCTGTCCACGTGTGGGGGGGTGGCGTGCCCACTCCAGTCCAGCCCAGGGCGTAGCAGCAAAGCGTGGCATTGCCTCGGTTTCTTACAAAAAATTCaccataataatattaataataatatactcCATGTGGTTGGCGGGGGCCCTGCCCAGAGTCCGTGTGGGGCAGCAGGTGCCTAGGAGGCGCATGGGCCTGTGTTGGCCCCCGCCTGGGCGCGGTGCTGCAGGTCCAGGGGCTGCGGGGGTGGCGCGCCAGGCCCGGCCGAGTGCAGGACCAGGTTCTTGATACAGCCCGTGATGCCCGAGGAGAACCTGCCCCCGGTCAGCGCGGCCACGTCCGGGGCTCCGCCTGTGGGGAGTATGAGGACCTGTTGGCTGCAGAAGCCCAGGAGCCCAGCAGGCCAGGGGACTCCAGGGCACTCCAGGGGACTCGAGCATTGCAGGGGGCAGCTCCCTTCCCTGCCAGCAGAAGGCCCAGCAGCACGGGACTTACCGACGTAGACGCTGCCTTTGGTGTTGACTGCCACGTTAGGGCCTGGGGACCGCCCGCTGACCAGCTCCTCGCCATCGACCTGGATGGAGCCTCGCCGGCCCTCTCTGCGGTGGAACTGGGTCAGGCCCTCGCCCCGAATTCCCAACCGCAGCAACCCGCCCCCTGGGCAGGCTCCAGACAAGCCCCCGCCTGCTCCCAGCGCCTCCCTCTGGAGAGCAGGCCACGAACCCAGCCCGAGCCTGCTCCAGGGTCTTCCCTCTCGGGGCCTCTGCCTCCAGGGCCTTCCCTGAGCCTGCCAGGAGCTGTCCCCTGCTCCACACTTGGCCTCCCAAGCTCAGCGCTACCTCTCTGGGCATCATGGGCATCCTGTCCCCTTGAAGCACCGTGGGCCCTGATCTCCGGTGCCCACTGGGCACATCCTTACCGCAGTGCTGTCACACGATGCCACTCGCCGTCATTGATGGGGTCCTCAGAGACCAGGCGGGCCTCCCCACTGCCTAGCTGGTAGCTGTGGGGCACAGGCCGTGAAGGCGTGAGCTGGGGCAGGACTGGAGGTGCGGCTGGCAAGGGCGGGCACAGTGTTGGGGGGGCTCTGGGAGTGGCAGCTGCCTGTGGGAGGGGCCAGGACTCACCTGAAGACCAGGTGCCCATTCTGCAGTCCGAGGCTGATGAAGTCCTTGCCGTGGCCGGCCTCTCCCACCTCCTGCCAAAGAAGCACAGGGTCTCTAGGGTCCCCAGCGTAGAAAGCCAAGGTCCTCTATGGCGGTAGCCTtcaccttcctctctcccctctgccccagcctccaggaggccagcctctgcccagGAGTCCCGAGACTCAGGGCCAGTGCCCACTCACCACGCCCTGCCAGAGCAGGAGGCCGCTGGCCGTGCTGGTCCGAACCTCCAGCTCCACAGTCTCGGGTGCTTCAGGCAGGCTGTggtggaggaggggggagaggacaGAAACCTGAGATTCCTGTCCTCCCCCTGGGTCGGCAGGCTGCTACAACCAACACCTTCTTACCTCCTGGAGAAGACGCggctgggcagggagaggaagCCGTTGTCATGGAAGTAGGCTCCATACTGCCCGGGGGCATCtgcggggtggggtgggagtggggagacaTCTGCTGCCATCAGGTCCCTGGGGTTCCCTGACCCCCTCTCCACCCCACTGCCGGGGGGCTCGGACCCTGCAGTCCCTGATACCCAGACACCTGGGCAGGCAGAGGGGCCATCAACACGGTTGGGGTCTGTGAACTCGGAGGGGAAACTCTGACTCCCTGTGCTTCTTCCAGACACTTCTTCAGCCAGGGATGGAGGTGACCAACCAGAGCAGTAGTAGCGGGGCCTGTGACTGTCACTAATATTTGCTTATCACCTTAGAGTAGCCATTTTATTTGgctacaaatgttttaaaatattgtttctgtTCCTGCTGTTTTGAAAACAGCGGTAGCTCTTCAGACCACCACAAGACCCTGCTGTTGAATGTGCTAATAAAGAAGCACGTGGTTGCAAATCTAAAAAGTGGTTTGATAACTTCATTTCGGTCTGGCCagtttcctttgaaatttcttaTGTCCTGCAGCTGACAGGGTCCATGGCGGGTGGGCCCGATCCCTGTTGACCAGGGTCTGTCTGACTTGAGCCCCACAGCTTCGGAAACCCTTAGTCCTCAGCAAACAGGGACAGCTGGCTGCCCCAGACCCTGGCCCGGGCTGTTCCAAGCCCAGGTGATCCTTGGCTTACAGGTGGGAAGCCTGCAACCTGGGCCCACTGGCTCCAGGGCCACACCACCCCAACACCACCCACTCAGACCCACTGGCAAGCCAGCGGGCAGCACAGGCCTGGCAGGTGCAAGGGCAGGACACTCTGCTACTCTCCATCAAGCACCCAGGATAACtgctcaacttgtgatcctcccgcctcagcctccagagctactgggattacaggtgcacagcACTGCGCCTGGCAAGTCCCTCCAAGGCCTGTTTTGTTTAGAGGTGGAATTGAGGGTGTGGGTAACTGGAAGACCGAGGCTGAAGGGACAATGGCTGCTCTG
This genomic interval from Urocitellus parryii isolate mUroPar1 chromosome 11, mUroPar1.hap1, whole genome shotgun sequence contains the following:
- the Ldlrad2 gene encoding low-density lipoprotein receptor class A domain-containing protein 2 is translated as MATCGLLLPRRLLLLGMAALAASAPETADLVDLCGQAWRGDALLLRSHSASRKFYFVAPHTDCGLWMHAAAAGDRIRFQFHFFLVYSLTSGAREPNVSSLAPADPCAPGSYLQFYEGPPGAPRPLGPPLCGLTIPAAVASSGSSLGLRLVTRGRQPRVDFVGEVTSFRLGPCGAYFGCQNGRCIPPSLVCDPWGMDNCGDSSDQGSWPPASCRGPSAVPRWTRSTHDNASEPLALSSADPLQITAQTSPPGSGDPAQEDAVLEGPGLQGMALASSLLLASAGLFVGLLWCCCSLGWLAWEPGVQGLRLQRSAPCNICHTCPDRVAPGGLRQSGLAFQDRETVPREAVGVWGREWALGPDTP